A single window of Tiliqua scincoides isolate rTilSci1 chromosome 10, rTilSci1.hap2, whole genome shotgun sequence DNA harbors:
- the LOC136661677 gene encoding pregnancy-specific glycoprotein 22-like isoform X2, which yields MMALPSSGRGALKAIMLSGIFLTSILQLAQAQNQLVVTKEPEYPYWGQEVFLIPSPISSNMTMCQWFRGSTPGFLFSNLIFSYSLEGKAHYTVLGNARTGRESIHQNCTLQIWKLTPQDTGTYTFQITQQSGEKVKDGKKTFQASTYLHIQTPVRIAVTADPPFPKLGQNVTLTPQGNFTQYLSCQWTFLPVDRPRHSQRIVRQILDHEVKQTGNALRVKVGDGCSLRITELTTTDTQNYSVTITARSQEPQQLQEPQEPGQRVHSQRELEQEYTGHISLNTEDPHAGSSASLSYSAGVIAGGLLGSLAWADSLMSLFSVLLGSFSSWRPKLFP from the exons gcaTCTTCCTGACCAGCATTCTGCAACTGGCCCAAGCTCAGAACCAACTTGTTGTAACCAAAGAACCAGAATATCCTTATTGGGGTCAGGAAGTCTTCTTGATCCCTTCACCAATTTCCAGTAACATGACGATGTGCCAATGGTTCCGAGGCAGCACACCAGGGTTCTTGTTCTCCAACCTGATCTTTAGTTACAGCCTGGAAGGGAAAGCTCACTATACGGTATTGGGAAATGCCAGAACTGGGCGAGAATCAATCCACCAAAATTGCACCTTGCAAATCTGGAAGCTGACACCGCAGGACACAGGGACTTATACTTTTCAGATCACCCAGCAATCTGGAGAAAAGGTGAAAGATGGAAAGAAAACCTTTCAAGCCTCTACTTATCTCCACATCCAGA CCCCTGTACGAATCGCCGTCACTGCTGACCCACCGTTTCCCAAGCTGGGTCAGAACGTCACTCTCACCCCACAAGGAAACTTCACGCAGTATTTAAGTTGTCAGTGGACCTTTTTGCCAGTGGATCGCCCTAGACATTCACAACGTATCGTCCGTCAGATCTTGGACCATGAAGTGAAGCAGACTGGCAATGCGCTTCGAGTAAAGGTAGGAGATGGTTGCTCCTTGCGAATCACAGAGCTAACGACCACAGATACCCAAAACTACTCAGTAACAATAACAGCTCGGTCACAAGAGCCACAACAACTGCAAGAGCCACAAGAGCCAGGGCAGAGGGTCCACAGCCAACGAGAACTCGAGCAGGAGTACACAGGACACATTTCTTTAAACACTGAAGATCCACACGCTG gCAGTTCTGCTTCTTTGAGCTACTCTGCAGGAGTCATTGCTGGGGGTCTGCTGGGATCGCTGGCCTGGGCAGACTCGCTCATGAGCCTGTTCTCAGTGCTTCTCG GCTCTTTCTCTTCATGGAGGCCCAAGCTCTTTCCCTGA
- the LOC136661677 gene encoding pregnancy-specific beta-1-glycoprotein 5-like isoform X1, producing the protein MMVLPSSGRGPLKAIMLSGIFLTSILQLAQAQNQLVVTKEPEYPYWGQEVFLIPSPISSNMTMCQWFRGSTPGFLFSNLIFSYSLEGKAHYTVLGNARTGRESIHQNCTLQIWKLTPQDTGTYTFQITQQSGEKVKDGKKTFQASTYLHIQTPVRIAVTADPPFPKLGQNVTLTPQGNFTQYLSCQWTFLPVDRPRHSQRIVRQILDHEVKQTGNALRVKVGDGCSLRITELTTTDTQNYSVTITARSQEPQQLQEPQEPGQRVHSQRELEQEYTGHISLNTEDPHAGSSASLSYSAGVIAGGLLGSLAWADSLMSLFSVLLGSFSSWRPKLFP; encoded by the exons ATGATGGTTCTACCCAGCAGTGGTCGAGGACCACTGAAGGCAATCATGCTGTCAG gcaTCTTCCTGACCAGCATTCTGCAACTGGCCCAAGCTCAGAACCAACTTGTTGTAACCAAAGAACCAGAATATCCTTATTGGGGTCAGGAAGTCTTCTTGATCCCTTCACCAATTTCCAGTAACATGACGATGTGCCAATGGTTCCGAGGCAGCACACCAGGGTTCTTGTTCTCCAACCTGATCTTTAGTTACAGCCTGGAAGGGAAAGCTCACTATACGGTATTGGGAAATGCCAGAACTGGGCGAGAATCAATCCACCAAAATTGCACCTTGCAAATCTGGAAGCTGACACCGCAGGACACAGGGACTTATACTTTTCAGATCACCCAGCAATCTGGAGAAAAGGTGAAAGATGGAAAGAAAACCTTTCAAGCCTCTACTTATCTCCACATCCAGA CCCCTGTACGAATCGCCGTCACTGCTGACCCACCGTTTCCCAAGCTGGGTCAGAACGTCACTCTCACCCCACAAGGAAACTTCACGCAGTATTTAAGTTGTCAGTGGACCTTTTTGCCAGTGGATCGCCCTAGACATTCACAACGTATCGTCCGTCAGATCTTGGACCATGAAGTGAAGCAGACTGGCAATGCGCTTCGAGTAAAGGTAGGAGATGGTTGCTCCTTGCGAATCACAGAGCTAACGACCACAGATACCCAAAACTACTCAGTAACAATAACAGCTCGGTCACAAGAGCCACAACAACTGCAAGAGCCACAAGAGCCAGGGCAGAGGGTCCACAGCCAACGAGAACTCGAGCAGGAGTACACAGGACACATTTCTTTAAACACTGAAGATCCACACGCTG gCAGTTCTGCTTCTTTGAGCTACTCTGCAGGAGTCATTGCTGGGGGTCTGCTGGGATCGCTGGCCTGGGCAGACTCGCTCATGAGCCTGTTCTCAGTGCTTCTCG GCTCTTTCTCTTCATGGAGGCCCAAGCTCTTTCCCTGA
- the LOC136661677 gene encoding pregnancy-specific glycoprotein 22-like isoform X3 — MTMCQWFRGSTPGFLFSNLIFSYSLEGKAHYTVLGNARTGRESIHQNCTLQIWKLTPQDTGTYTFQITQQSGEKVKDGKKTFQASTYLHIQTPVRIAVTADPPFPKLGQNVTLTPQGNFTQYLSCQWTFLPVDRPRHSQRIVRQILDHEVKQTGNALRVKVGDGCSLRITELTTTDTQNYSVTITARSQEPQQLQEPQEPGQRVHSQRELEQEYTGHISLNTEDPHAGSSASLSYSAGVIAGGLLGSLAWADSLMSLFSVLLGSFSSWRPKLFP, encoded by the exons ATGACGATGTGCCAATGGTTCCGAGGCAGCACACCAGGGTTCTTGTTCTCCAACCTGATCTTTAGTTACAGCCTGGAAGGGAAAGCTCACTATACGGTATTGGGAAATGCCAGAACTGGGCGAGAATCAATCCACCAAAATTGCACCTTGCAAATCTGGAAGCTGACACCGCAGGACACAGGGACTTATACTTTTCAGATCACCCAGCAATCTGGAGAAAAGGTGAAAGATGGAAAGAAAACCTTTCAAGCCTCTACTTATCTCCACATCCAGA CCCCTGTACGAATCGCCGTCACTGCTGACCCACCGTTTCCCAAGCTGGGTCAGAACGTCACTCTCACCCCACAAGGAAACTTCACGCAGTATTTAAGTTGTCAGTGGACCTTTTTGCCAGTGGATCGCCCTAGACATTCACAACGTATCGTCCGTCAGATCTTGGACCATGAAGTGAAGCAGACTGGCAATGCGCTTCGAGTAAAGGTAGGAGATGGTTGCTCCTTGCGAATCACAGAGCTAACGACCACAGATACCCAAAACTACTCAGTAACAATAACAGCTCGGTCACAAGAGCCACAACAACTGCAAGAGCCACAAGAGCCAGGGCAGAGGGTCCACAGCCAACGAGAACTCGAGCAGGAGTACACAGGACACATTTCTTTAAACACTGAAGATCCACACGCTG gCAGTTCTGCTTCTTTGAGCTACTCTGCAGGAGTCATTGCTGGGGGTCTGCTGGGATCGCTGGCCTGGGCAGACTCGCTCATGAGCCTGTTCTCAGTGCTTCTCG GCTCTTTCTCTTCATGGAGGCCCAAGCTCTTTCCCTGA